The Kribbella jejuensis genome segment CCTCGCACGCACCAGCCACACCCCGCAGGCACCACCCCACAGTTCGCCAGCCCGAGCCCGCACCTCGCAGGCACCACCCCGCACCCCACCGACACCACCCCGCACCTCATCGACACCAACCCAAACCCCACCGGCACCCGCCCACACCCCGCGGACACCCGCCCGCACCTCACCGGCACCAGCCCGTCCCTCTCCGACACCCGCCCACACCCGGCGGGCACCAGCCACACCCCCGCAGGCGCCAGCCCACAATTCGCCGGACCGAGCCCGCACCTCGCAGGCACCAGCCCGTCCCTCACCGACACCACCCCACACCTCATCGACACCAACCCACACCCCACCGGCACCCGCCCACACCCCGCGGGCACCCGCCCGCGCATCACCGCCCCCCGCCCGCACCTCACCGACACCCGCCCGCACCCCGCGGGCACCAACCACACCCCCGCAGGCGGCAGCCCACAGTTCGCCGGACCGAGCCCGCACCTCGCAGGCACCAGCCCGTCACTCACCGACACCACCCCACACCCCACCGACACCACCCCACACCCCACCGGCACCCGCCCACACCCCACCGGCACCCGCCCGCACATCACGGGCACCAGCCCACACCTCACCGACCCCCGCCCGCACCCGCGGGCGCCAACCCACAGCTCGCCGGCCCGAGCCCACACCCCGCAGGCACCAGCCCGCACCCCGCGGGCAGGAGCCGGCAGGTACGGCGGTCAGCTGGGGGTGGGTGGGTAGCGCGCGGAGTAGGTGCGGGCGGGAAGTGGAGCGACCGGCGGGCCTGCGTAGCACGCGGGGGGTTCTACCTGCATGCCGGAGATGGCTCTCGCGATTATCAGGCGCTGGATTTCGTAGGTGCCTTCGAAGATGGTAGATCTGTGCCCGCGTCGCGCGGGGCCGCGGCGCAAAGACGTGAGTCTGGCTGTTGACCTGCGGTTTGTCTCGCATTGGTGGTCAAGGATGTTTCAGCTTCCCACGTAGCAGTCGCGTAGCAAGAACTTGCCTCCAGCAACCTTTGTACGCTCGATTGCGATCCATCCTGCCGCAGGTCTTCCCCAGCGCGCGTGGGGTCGTCGTTGACCACGTCAGGCTGTTGCGTACGGCAACGAACCGTCGCCCGGGCGCTCTGCGATCAGATTGGCGGGCAGGCATCCCCGGAGTCGTCAGCAACTCCCTGATCCGACGCTCCACTGCATCAAACCTCGAACCCCTCCATGCCCGGACATGCACTTCGGCGCTGTCTCCCCCGCTGGGCAAGACGTACAGCATTCGCGAGATCCCCAGCTGAGCGCGAGCACCTTGATCGCAGTAGAAGATCTTCCCGTGCCGGCGGCGGAGCCGGAGCCGGCGGCATGGGCTGCGCCTGGCCATCCTGTCCGACCTGTCCAGCCGGCGGATCTCGGCCCAATCCTCCGTCGTCATCACCGTTCATTTTCGGCCGTCGCCGAAGACTCAGTCTTCACCCGTCGTCTCTGGACTGATGGACTACCCAGTGTCACTATCTGCTCTAAGGATCAGGCGGGGGAATGCCTGGTGGCGGTACCTGGGTGGGGGGATCGAGTATGGGCCCGTTCGACGACGATGCGAGCGATGACGAGTCCCGGGAGCGGGCCGAGCAGGTTGTCGACGAGCTCCTCGGGAGGCAGCAAAGCGACGCGGTAGGCAGCCTCAGTGTCGCCGACATCGAGAACGACGTCGAGACGTTCGGGCAGCAACTCGACCTGCTCGGCGCACTCGGCCTCGGCTTCCCGGCGCTCGCCGTCGGCGACGAATACATCCCCATGTCCCTGCAACTCGTCAGCCAACCCCGCAGACCGATCGATCTCGACGACATCCAATTTCTCCGGCTCCCCGGTGAGTGGTACTACGACCGGATCCGGCGCGACTTCGAGCTCGCCGAGCTCGAAAACGACCGGTTCAGGACGATCCCCGCCGAGGCGGCCCAAGAGACGTTCCGGAGTCGGCTCGTCGGCTTCCTGACGACCCGGATCGCGGCGACCGCCGGCCGCATCGGATGGCCGGCGCAGGCGATCCAGTTGCCGCTTCGCCGCGGCGGACGCCGTACGGCGGTCCCCGGCTGTACGTTCACCGTGACCGCCAACACCAGCGGGCTGCGGGTCCACTGGTCCGGCGCGTACTTCGCCTCCGGGAAGTACTTCGGCCATCCGACGAACCCGGCTGTCTCAACCCTGCAGTCGGGCGACTACATCTTCGGCGTCGACGGCGGCTCCTACACCAGCATCGTGTGGGACCACACCGTGGTCAAACTGCCCGGCACTCCGAGCATCCATCTCCTCTACTAGGCGGCCACGATGGACAAGTACGGCCCGTTCGCGAACATTGCCGCCATCGCCCTCGCCCTGGTCGCACTGTTCAGCATGCTGCTGGTGAAAATGCTGGGGTCGGTGAAGAAATGGACCTGGCTCACCGACAGCCCTCCCCCGTTCCTGGTCAAAGCAGGGCCGCAAGCGCTCGCGATCGCCTTAATGGTCGCGGCGTACCTGACCGCAGCGAGGTCCAACCAGGGCTGGTTCATCGCGGCCGCGATCGTCTGCGGGCTCCTCTGCCTGATCTCCATCATCCGCTTCGACCGGGACCGCCGTACGCATGTCGTCGGGGTCCCGCTGGTCGGCTCCAACGGTCAGCCGTTGGTCGACGGCAAGGGCCGTCCCCTCGTCAAGAACGTTGTCATCGGCACCGAAAGCAACCTCAGCGAGCCGGCCAAGACCCACCTCAGCGAGGCACGCAAGGAGAAGGGTGGCGTGTCCCTCGTCCGCTTCATGAGCGGGTACGGCGACATCAACAACCCCGAAGACCTGTGGGAGCGCAACCTCCTCGCCCGCATCGGCACCCGCCTCACCACCACCCTGATGGCCATCATCCTGTTCGCCGTCTTGACCCTCTTCCTGGCAGCCCTGCTCGTAGACATCACCCAACGCGCGACTTAGACATGCCATTCAGAGGCTTCACCCTCTGACGACGTGGGCGCATACTGGCGCTGGGGGGCGGGCGATGAGCGCAACTGCAGTGGACGTACGGGCACTCACCGAGCTGGCGCGGGACTTCCGCGGCGATCTGGTCCAGCCGGGCGATCCGGCGTACGACGATCTCCGCAGGGTCTGGAACGGGTCGATCGACCGACGACCCGGACTGATCGCGCGCTGCACAGGGGTCGCGGACGTCCGATCCGCGCTCACCTATGCCAGGCGAACCGGCGGCCCGGTCGCGGCCCGCGGCGGCGGGCACAGCTTCCCGGGCCATTCGACCTGCGACCACGGTCTCCTGCTGGACCTCGCGCTGCTCAAGGGCATCCGGGTCGATCCAGTACGGCGTACCGCCCGCGCACAGGCCGGGGTTCTGCTCGGGGAACTCGATCGCGAGACCCAGGCATTCGGCTTGGCCACGCCCGCGGGCATCGTCACGCACACCGGCCTCGCCGGGCTGACGCTGGGAGGCGGGATCGGCTGGCTGATGCGCAAGTACGGGCTGACCATCGACAATCTGCTCTCGGTCGACGTGCTCACCGCCGAGGGAGAGTTCCTGACCGCCAGCGAGGACGCCAACGCCGAGCTGTTCTGGGGCATTCGGGGTGGCGGCGGGAACTTCGGGGTTGTCACCGAGTTCGAGTTCCGCCTTCATCCGGTCGGACCGATCGTCTATGCCGGGCCGATCGTCTGGCCGATGGAGCAGTCCCCGGACCTGCTGCGTTTCTATCGCGATTGGATAGCAGACATTCCCGACGAACTGACCACCGCGGTGATCCACCGCCGGCTGCCGGCCGCACCCGGCATCCCGGCCGAGCTCCAGGGCCGGCCGGTCGTCATGGTGATGGCGATCTACTGCGGAGCGATCGAGGACGGTGAGCGGGTACTCGCGCCGCTCAAGGCGTTCGCGCCGTCGCTGCTTGACCTGTGCATCGCGAGACCGTTCGTCGAGCAGCAGGCAATTCTCGACCCCAGCTTCCTGCGAGGCCGCTGGTACTACATGCAGTCCTGTGACGTCGCCGAACTGTCCGACGAGGTGATCGATATAGCCGTCGAGCGCGCGCTGGCGATCGACTCGCCCTATACGACGAACCCGATCTTCCAACTCGGAGGCGCGATCTCGCGCGTCCCTTCGGCCAACACGGCGTTCGGCAGTCGAAACAGCGGGCACACGTTCAACTTCGTCGGCGTGACCGAGGGCCCCGAGGGCTTCGACGCCCAGCGGCAGTGG includes the following:
- a CDS encoding FAD-binding oxidoreductase; protein product: MSATAVDVRALTELARDFRGDLVQPGDPAYDDLRRVWNGSIDRRPGLIARCTGVADVRSALTYARRTGGPVAARGGGHSFPGHSTCDHGLLLDLALLKGIRVDPVRRTARAQAGVLLGELDRETQAFGLATPAGIVTHTGLAGLTLGGGIGWLMRKYGLTIDNLLSVDVLTAEGEFLTASEDANAELFWGIRGGGGNFGVVTEFEFRLHPVGPIVYAGPIVWPMEQSPDLLRFYRDWIADIPDELTTAVIHRRLPAAPGIPAELQGRPVVMVMAIYCGAIEDGERVLAPLKAFAPSLLDLCIARPFVEQQAILDPSFLRGRWYYMQSCDVAELSDEVIDIAVERALAIDSPYTTNPIFQLGGAISRVPSANTAFGSRNSGHTFNFVGVTEGPEGFDAQRQWAQASRQALEPHQSGVYVNFLNDDGQQRIRSAYGATTYDRLQALKRQYDPANLFHLNQNIPPN